One Stigmatopora argus isolate UIUO_Sarg chromosome 12, RoL_Sarg_1.0, whole genome shotgun sequence genomic window carries:
- the vcpip1 gene encoding deubiquitinating protein VCPIP1, translating into MSLMQSSKKKDKRILSATCPDPKCRASLFFPAHGSVSIECTECGQRHEQRNLLNVQEVTEPDAVLHNLLRNALLGVTGAPKKGTELVKVMGLSNYHCKLLSPVLTRYGMDKQSGKAQLLRDMNQGEMFDCSLLGDRAFLIEPEHVSTAGYGKDRSGSLLYLHDTLEEIKRANGDRECLIPVHVDGDGHCLVHAVSRALVGRELFWHALRENLKHNFQQNLERYKALFQDFVDAAEWEDIINECDPLFVPPEGVPLGLRNIHIFGLANVLHRPIVLLDSLSGMRSSGDYSATFLPGLVDEERCRARDGQLNKPICIAWSSSGRNHYIPLVGVKNAVLPRLPAHLLPKAWGVPQQLIAKYVKLEADGGCVIGGDRSLQDGYIARLVGAMEEVFVEKHGVHPALVADMHQWVYRRTGVVGVQPEEVTEAAKRSAAENRLRRCLLCGALSELHVPPDWLVPGGKLYELAKSTHGQLRPDKNYSFPLNRVVCSYDPRADALLPDYELSSPDACNWCRGTSVRRLGPDGRVLYLDGDRTATRSLGGKCGCGFKHFWDGKEYDNLPEAFPITLEWGGRAVRETVHWFQYEDDPALNSNVYDVATKLVTKHFPGEFGSELLVQKVVDTVLRQTAKRNSSEQADEGARARRPPDPPGKIILTGPKAKTLHKEELTASRAERSLRRSIGERASLSQRRRTEPESEERSPETSAPSSAPPTPAKSSTPAPPAPSGGEKKIRVSAADGRTATLTLGPRASFSDLRRSISEHLGVAPDRQCIRYGFPPRELPPPAAGHEDEPVALRHGDRVNLEILRDPEDCGTAAPATVAKIPEPHVPAEVERELGEGVDLEMSSLCLLATLMGEDVWTYAKKLPHLFQRGGVFYNIVKKDMGLMNGKHCTLPHLTGRTFVYNAAEARVELCADTAGHFEVRADVEDRVKEALAQLRSEASGEGGAGVRKKERPHAIRAFQGKGHSLGGGGGGGEARPITRQHSAGADLGVCSPEVPEDGGRRPVRVAPGFVTVKDGGGPDPALVEQQRRELQEMVSSIQASVERQLRRQPAPKTEDEDQMESQDGERAEPMDHS; encoded by the exons ATGTCGCTGATGCAGAGCTCCAAGAAGAAGGACAAGCGCATTCTTTCGGCCACCTGCCCGGACCCCAAGTGTCGGGCGAGCCTGTTTTTTCCGGCTCACGGCTCCGTTAGCATCGAGTGCACCGAGTGCGGCCAGCGGCACGAGCAGAGGAACCTGCTCAACGTCCAGGAGGTGACCGAGCCGGATGCCGTGCTCCACAACCTGCTGCGTAACGCCCTTCTGGGGGTCACGGGCGCCCCGAAGAAAGGCACCGAGCTGGTCAAGGTGATGGGACTGTCCAACTATCACTGCAAGCTGCTCTCCCCGGTTTTGACCCGCTACGGCATGGACAAGCAGAGCGGCAAAGCCCAGCTGCTGAGGGACATGAACCAGGGCGAGATGTTCGACTGCTCGCTGCTGGGCGACCGCGCTTTCCTCATCGAGCCGGAGCACGTCTCCACCGCGGGCTACGGCAAGGACCGCTCGGGGAGCCTGCTCTACCTCCACGACACCCTGGAGGAGATCAAGCGGGCCAACGGCGACCGGGAGTGTCTGATTCCCGTGCACGTGGACGGCGACGGCCACTGCCTGGTCCACGCCGTGTCGCGAGCGCTGGTGGGCCGCGAGCTCTTCTGGCACGCCTTGCGGGAGAACCTCAAGCACAACTTTCAGCAGAACCTGGAGCGCTACAAGGCGCTCTTCCAGGACTTTGTGGACGCCGCCGAGTGGGAGGACATCATCAACGAGTGCGACCCGCTCTTCGTGCCGCCCGAGGGCGTCCCGCTGGGACTGCGCAACATCCACATCTTCGGGCTGGCCAACGTCCTGCACCGCCCCATCGTGCTGCTGGATTCGCTGAGCGGCATGAGGAGCTCCGGCGACTACTCGGCCACCTTCCTGCCGGGCCTGGTGGACGAGGAGCGCTGCCGGGCCAGAGACGGCCAGCTCAACAAGCCCATCTGCATCGCCTGGAGCAGCTCGGGACGCAACCACTACATCCCGTTGGTGGGCGTCAAGAACGCCGTGCTGCCCAGGCTGCCCGCCCACCTGCTCCCCAAGGCCTGGGGGGTCCCGCAGCAGCTCATCGCCAAGTACGTCAAGCTGGAAGCGGACGGCGGCTGCGTCATCGGCGGCGACCGCAGCCTGCAGGACGGCTACATCGCGCGGCTGGTGGGCGCCATGGAGGAGGTCTTCGTGGAGAAGCACGGCGTCCACCCGGCGCTGGTGGCCGACATGCACCAGTGGGTCTACCGCCGCACCGGCGTGGTGGGCGTCCAGCCCGAGGAGGTGACCGAGGCGGCCAAGAGGTCGGCGGCGGAAAACCGACTGCGTCGCTGCCTGCTCTGCGGCGCTCTCTCGGAGCTCCACGTGCCGCCCGACTGGCTGGTGCCCGGCGGCAAGCTCTACGAGCTGGCCAAGTCCACGCACGGCCAGCTCCGCCCCGACAAGAACTACAGCTTCCCGCTCAACCGCGTGGTCTGCTCCTACGACCCGAGGGCCGACGCACTGCTGCCCGACTACGAGCTCAGCTCGCCCGACGCCTGCAACTGGTGCCGCGGCACCTCGGTGCGCCGCCTGGGGCCCGACGGCCGCGTGCTCTACCTGGACGGCGACCGCACCGCCACGCGCTCGCTGGGCGGCAAGTGCGGCTGCGGCTTCAAGCACTTCTGGGACGGCAAGGAGTACGACAACCTGCCGGAGGCCTTCCCCATCACGCTGGAGTGGGGCGGACGCGCCGTCCGCGAGACGGTGCACTGGTTCCAGTACGAGGACGATCCGGCGCTCAACAGCAACGTGTACGACGTGGCCACCAAGCTGGTCACCAAGCACTTTCCCGGCGAGTTCGGCAGCGAGCTCCTGGTGCAGAAGGTGGTGGACACCGTCCTGCGCCAGACCGCCAAGAGGAACAGTTCGGAGCAGGCGGACGAGGGGGCCCGCGCCCGCCGCCCGCCGGACCCGCCCGGTAAAATCATCCTGACGGGGCCCAAGGCCAAGACGCTCCACAAGGAGGAGCTGACCGCCAGCCGGGCCGAGCGCAGCCTCCGGCGAAGCATCGGCGAGCGGGCCTCGCTCTCGCAGCGCCGCCGCACCGAGCCCGAGTCGGAGGAGCGCTCGCCGGAGACCTCGGCTCCGTCCTCGGCGCCGCCCACCCCCGCCAAGTCTTCGACGCCCGCGCCTCCGGCCCCCTCCGGCGGAGAGAAGAAGATCCGCGTGAGCGCCGCCGACGGCAGGACGGCCACCCTCACCCTGGGGCCCCGCGCCTCCTTCTCGGACCTCCGTCGTAGCATCTCCGAGCACTTGGGGGTGGCCCCCGACCGCCAGTGCATCCGCTACGGATTCCCCCCCAGGGAGCTGCCGCCGCCCGCCGCCGGTCACGAGGACGAGCCGGTGGCGCTGCGGCACGGCGACCGGGTCAACCTGGAGATCCTAAGAGACCCCGAGGACTGCGGTACGGCCGCCCCGGCGACCGTGGCCAAGATCCCCGAGCCGCACGTTCCCGCCGAGGTGGAGCGAGAGCTCGGGGAAGGCGTGGACCTGGAGATGTCCTCGCTGTGTCTGCTGGCGACGTTGATGG GCGAGGACGTGTGGACGTACGCCAAGAAGCTGCCGCACCTGTTCCAGCGTGGCGGCGTCTTCTACAACATCGTCAAGAAAGACATGG GCCTGATGAACGGGAAGCACTGCACGCTGCCCCACCTGACGGGTCGGACCTTCGTTTACAACGCGGCGGAGGCCCGCGTGGAGCTGTGCGCCGACACCGCCGGCCACTTCGAGGTGCGCGCCGATGTGGAGGACCGCGTCAAGGAGGCGCTGGCCCAACTACGCTCGGAGGCCTCGGGGGAAGGCGGCGCCGGCGTACGCAAAAAAGAGCGGCCGCACGCCATCCGGGCTTTTCAGGGAAAAGGCCACTCGctgggtggcggcggcggcggcggcgaagccCGGCCGATCACCCGCCAGCACAGCGCCGGAGCGGACCTCGGCGTGTGCTCGCCCGAAGTCCCAGAAGACGGCGGACGCCGGCCGGTGCGCGTGGCGCCGGGCTTCGTGACGGTGAAGGACGGCGGGGGGCCCGACCCCGCCCTAGTGGAGCAGCAGCGCCGCGAGCTGCAGGAAATGGTCTCGTCCATCCAGGCTTCGGTGGAGCGCCAACTGCGGCGCCAACCCGCCCCCAAGACGGAGGACGAGGACCAGATGGAGAGCCAGGACGGAGAGCGGGCCGAGCCCATGGACCACTCATGA
- the dusp28 gene encoding dual specificity phosphatase 28 — protein sequence MLRLCEVTSQLLISDARSARNGELLRREAVTLCVNVTRRQPFPESHVAGLRVAVSDRPDEDLYPHLDACVDAIHGEAQNGGRCLVYCKNGRSRSAAVCAAYLVKHRGLALEDALQKVKGARPVTAPNPGFLVQLQRYEDYLRKSSASPHQSTTSDGAPSALQN from the exons ATGCTGCGTCTGTGCGAGGTGACCAGTCAACTCTTGATCAGCGATGCGCGATCGGCCCGCAACGGCGAGCTGCTCCGACGGGAGGCGGTCACTCTGTGCGTCAACGTGACGCGGCGCCAGCCCTTCCCAGAGTCGCACGTGGCCGGCCTGCGCGTGGCCGTTAGCGACCGACCCGACGAGGACCTTTACCCGCATTTGGACGCCTGCGTCGACGCCATCCACGGGGAGGCCCAAAACGGCGGCCGCTGCCTGGTCTACTGCAAGAACGGACGGAGCCGTTCGGCCGCAGTCTGCGCCGCCTACCTCGTGAAGCATCGTGGCTTGGCGTTGGAAGACGCGCTTCAG AAAGTGAAGGGCGCCCGCCCTGTAACTGCCCCCAATCCGGGCTTCCTGGTTCAGCTGCAGCGATACGAAGACTATCTGAGGAAGAGTTCAGCATCGCCCCACCAGAGCACAACATCTGACGGCGCCCCCTCTGCTCTGCAAAATTGA